In the genome of Gammaproteobacteria bacterium, the window CTCGCATACCAACAGAACACCCCCAAAATACCCCCGACTAAACAACAGAACCGTTGACGGAAATCCCCGCCTTCGCGCGGAACTCAAGCGCGCACGATTTTCCCCGCAACCGGGGCAAACACGCCGCGGCTGTCCACGATCAGGGCCGATTCTTTTTCGATCAAGCCCCAGTCAAAGGCGTCGTGGTCGGTAACGACTGCGACGCAGTCGTATTGCGCGAGGGTGGCGGAGTTAACGGCGATGCTTTGCAGCCCCAGGTCGTGTTTGCGGGTAGGCGGCGTGCGCGGAACATGAGGATCGCTGTACTGTACCTCCGCGCCGGCTTGCCGCAACCGCGCAATGATTTCCAGCCCCGGGGATTCGCGGATGTCGTCAATATTTTTTTTGTAAGCGATGCCCAGCACCAGGATGCGGGCGCGGGCCAGAGGCTTGCCGGCCGCTTCCAGGGCAGCGGCGATTTTGGCGATGACATAGGCCGGCATGGCAGTGTTGATTTCACCCGCCAATCGGATGAAACGGGCGTCAAAGCCGTATTGGCGCGCCTTCCAGTAGAGATAAAACGGGTCTATGGGAATGCAGTGGCCGCCGAGCCCCGGACCGGGGTGGAACGCGGTGAAGCCGAATGGTTTGGTAGCGGCGGCGCGGACGATTTCAAAGATGTCCAGGTCCATTTTGTCGGCCAGCATCTTGAGTTCGTTGACCAGCGCGATATTGACGGCACGGTAGGTGTTTTCCAGCAGTTTGCTGAGCTCGGCGGCACGGGTGCCGGACACCGGCACCACCTGCTCCACGATGGCGCCGTACAGGGCGGTGCCGGCCTGCAGGCAACGCCCGGTGACGCCGCCGCAGATTTTCGGAATGACGGCGGTGTGGTAATCGGGGTTGGCGGGGTCTTCCCGCTCCGGCGAGAAGACGAGAAAAAAGTTTTCCCCGACGTTGAGGCCGTCGCGCACCAGGCGCGGCAGCAAATCTTCTTCGGTGGCGCCGGGGTAGGTGGTGCTCTCCAGCGAAACGATTTGTCCGGGCCGCAGATGCGGCGCGATGGTGTCGGCGGTGTCCAGCACATAGCGCATATCCGGTTCGTTGTTGCCCTTGAGCGGCGTCGGCAGGCAGAGGATGACGGCGTCGGCAGCGGCGACCTCCGCCATGTCGGTAGATGCGCGCAGGGTTTTCTGCCGCAACGCGCCCGCGATTCGCGCGGGCGCGATGTGCGAGATGTAGGATTGACCGCGGCGTACAGACTTTACTTTGGCCGCGTCAATGTCGAGGCCAATGGCGGGAAAGCCGACCTCGGCAAAGCGCAGGCATACCGGCAGGCCGACGTAGCCCAAACCGATGACGGCGACTACCGCATGCCGCCCGGCAATCTTCTCCAGCAATCGCTGCAGCGGCTCGGGATTCAACCTGGCCCCCCATGCGCGCCCTCATGCGCGCCCCCATGTGCGCCTTTTCTCGTCTCTCGATTCATGGCGTTTACGATATACTTTCAGTGTAGCGGGGCCATAGCTCAGTCGGGAGAGCGCCTGCTTTGCAAGCAGGAGGTCAGCGGTTCGATCCCGCTTGGCTCCATATCTTTGCCATCTTTGCCGCCCTGCCCCGGCGCTTGCGCCCCGGACGCGAGCCTGCCATAACCCCCGGCCGCCGGCTGAAACCCGCACCCATGACGCCGCGCCGGCCCAGCCATTGCGGACGGCTTCCCGGCCGCGCTCCGCCGCTCCCGCTCAGAAGAACAGGATACAGGTCCAGACCAGGGCCGCGGCGAACAAGCTCAGCAATACCGCGGCGGAACCCAGGTCTTTGGCGGCGGCGGCCAACTCGTGGCGGCCTGGATGCGCCAGGTCCACCACTGCCTCCACGGCCGTGTTCAACAATTCGACGATTAGCACCAACAGCCAGGAACAGGCCAGCAGCGCCTTTTCCGCCCCGGAATCGCCGAGCAGCAAGGCGAGGGGCAGGATCGGCACGGACAGCGCCAACTCCAGGCGGAAGGCGTGCTCCCGGCAGGCGCGCGTCAATCCCCGCAGGGAGTAGCGGAGGGCGGTACGCAAATTGCTCGGCGCACCCCGGGACAGCAGCTGGGATACTCCCCGGAAAAACCGGCGCATTGGGCGTTCGCCGTTTATTGGCCTGTGTCTCCCCGTACCTGCTCCCGGTATGCCGCGGCGCTCAACAAACCCTCGACCTCCGCGGCAGCCTGTGGCTGCAATCGGAAGAGCCAGCCCCTGCCGTATGGATCCTCGTTAACCAGGCCGGGGTTGTCTTGCAACTCGGGGTTTACCGCCAGCACCGTGCCCGCGACCGGGCAGTGCACATCTGACGCGGTTTTTACGGATTCGATCACGGCGCAACATTCGCCGCCGGCATAACTCCGGCCCACCTGCGGCAATTGCACATAAACCACGTCGCCCAGTTCCCGTTGCGCATGCTCGGTGATCCCGACACGGGCCTGCTGTTGCCGCCGGTCCAGCCAGGTATGAAAGGTGCTGTATGCCAGATCCGCTGCCGGGTCGTGCCGCGCCATCGCGCTCTCCTCTACTGTACGGTATGCCGCTGCGGGCGGCCTGTACACGGCCCGATTATATCCCATGGCCGCCGCCGTGGCCGCAGCGCGAACGCGCCGGCGCGCGGGAAGTCCGCACGGAAAATCCGTAATGCTTAAAATGCCTATCCCGCCGATTTTCGCGGAATGCTCGAATCCCCCCCAATCCGGGAAGACTCCGTTCCGCGTCCCTCCCCGTGCAGGGAACCCGAGTCGGCATCCGGTCGTTTCGGCCCGCCGGCGCCTCCGGCGTCCGGAGGCGATTCGCCCTCATGGGCGGGGAACATCACCAGATGATCGATCTCCAGGCGAATGCCGATGGACTCGCCGATGGCATGATCGTGATGGCTGGGGACCAGCGTACAGATCCGTTCCCCCTCCCGCGAAGTCAGAATGTACAGGAATTCCGCTCCCCGATAGAGTTTGTCCGCCACCTTGGCGGTCAGGGCGCTGTCGTCGTCGTGGATGATATCGTCAGGCCGGATCAGAACCTGCACCTGCCGCCCGGCAGGGAGCCCGTGCGGCTCGGCGCCCCCGATGCGCCCGAGGAAGGTATCTACCGCGGCGGGGGGTACCGCGCTCCCCGCGATCAGGCTGCCTTCCCCGACGAAGTTCGCGACATACACGTGATTCGGACGGTGGTAAACCTGAAAAGGCGTGTCCCACTGCAACAGGGC includes:
- a CDS encoding nucleotide sugar dehydrogenase — protein: MNPEPLQRLLEKIAGRHAVVAVIGLGYVGLPVCLRFAEVGFPAIGLDIDAAKVKSVRRGQSYISHIAPARIAGALRQKTLRASTDMAEVAAADAVILCLPTPLKGNNEPDMRYVLDTADTIAPHLRPGQIVSLESTTYPGATEEDLLPRLVRDGLNVGENFFLVFSPEREDPANPDYHTAVIPKICGGVTGRCLQAGTALYGAIVEQVVPVSGTRAAELSKLLENTYRAVNIALVNELKMLADKMDLDIFEIVRAAATKPFGFTAFHPGPGLGGHCIPIDPFYLYWKARQYGFDARFIRLAGEINTAMPAYVIAKIAAALEAAGKPLARARILVLGIAYKKNIDDIRESPGLEIIARLRQAGAEVQYSDPHVPRTPPTRKHDLGLQSIAVNSATLAQYDCVAVVTDHDAFDWGLIEKESALIVDSRGVFAPVAGKIVRA
- a CDS encoding diacylglycerol kinase; the encoded protein is MRRFFRGVSQLLSRGAPSNLRTALRYSLRGLTRACREHAFRLELALSVPILPLALLLGDSGAEKALLACSWLLVLIVELLNTAVEAVVDLAHPGRHELAAAAKDLGSAAVLLSLFAAALVWTCILFF
- the gcvH gene encoding glycine cleavage system protein GcvH, translating into MYRPPAAAYRTVEESAMARHDPAADLAYSTFHTWLDRRQQQARVGITEHAQRELGDVVYVQLPQVGRSYAGGECCAVIESVKTASDVHCPVAGTVLAVNPELQDNPGLVNEDPYGRGWLFRLQPQAAAEVEGLLSAAAYREQVRGDTGQ